The bacterium (Candidatus Blackallbacteria) CG13_big_fil_rev_8_21_14_2_50_49_14 DNA window GCCATGGGAATCAGACGGCCATGAGAAAACACCACGCCATGATCACCGGCCCGCAGCAAACGGGCCTTGCCCAGACGGTCCTCAGGAATCACCAGACCTTCGGGCCATTGCTGTATCCAGGAGCCATCGCGCTGATCCTGGGGAGAGGTCGTATAGGCCAGCCATTGGGTACGGGCATTGGGATTGCTGGCCAGGCTTGAAGGCTGTTCCATCAGCTCTTTTTCGCCGGGCAACAGGGCAAAACCTGGCAGTTCCAAATGCGCAAGGCCCTTGGTTGTGGCTGAATCGGTGGGAAAGCCAGCATGGGCTCGGGGATACATAAAATGTACAGGGTTGGGATCTTGGATGGCCGCCACCAAAAGGGTGGCCGCATCATAGGGATTGGAAACCGAGACCACTTTCCAACCCGGCAGGCCGACCATTTCATTCTCTACGGTCTGGGAGTGGTACATCGCCCCTTTGCCGCTCAATGCGCCATAGGCGGTCATAATCACCAGGGGCATGGGCACACGCCCCCCGCTTGACCAGCAGGTTTCCCCAATAATTTTGAGAATATCATAGGTATTGTGCTGGTAATCTGCAAATTGCATGACCCCCACAGCGGGTTGCTTGAGAAAAGCGGCAGCGTAGGGTATCCAGGCCGCAGAACGTTCATTGAGCATGGTATTGTGGGCAAAGGGCAAACCTTGCGTTTCCGCCAAAACCCCGCCCTTGGCACCGGGGCCAACGCCCTCGTTATCCTGCCCCCAAACCCCTGAGGTCAGCCAGCCCTGACGCTCGCAATGCAAAAGCGCCAATCGGACCGCGTCTTTGATTTTCATGGTAAAAACCTCCGCTTAGAAGCCGGTAAAGCAAGAGAGAATCAGGCCATCCCAGCGTGCGTACAGTATAGCACGGAGGCCTGTTCTGGCAGGCGTGACAGGTGAACCACCCCTTGAAATCACGTTGAATTCATGGCATGATCCTTTTTTCTGACCTGATGCGCAAAGAGAGGCCCCCATGAAATCAAAACACAAAGCAACCAGAATTCAGCTTTTGCTCAGCGCGCTCTTTTTAGGTATAAGCACCTTCTCAGCCAACTCTGCTCCCCGTGCCTATTCAGATTTGCGCCAGCTCAATTTTACCAACCTCAAAGCCAATCAAAGCATCAGCCTGGAACTGAAACCCGGCGATCATTCCCTGCTATTTTACGCCCGCAGCCCCAAAAAAGACAAAACCCTCACCCTGCTTGAAATCAAAGGCCCCCAAGACAAATTGCTCTATCGCTATGATCCTGAAGACGAAACCATCGAAGGCGATGTACTTCAGGAAGGGCTCTATAATGATGGCGAAATCAGCCTTTACTTGCCCATGGCACCCCAACACGCTCTGGAACCCGGAAAATATACGCTCAAACTTTTATCTGAAGCCCCTCTCCAGGAAGCCGGGGCGATTATTCGCTCGGGCTCTCTTCAAGCCAAACAGGCCATTGATATGACCTTTTGGGTTTTAACCAGCAAAAAATCCTTGCACAAACCGCAAAACTATCAAAAATATGTCCAGGAAATGCGCAATAAGATTGGCCCCATGCTCAAACCCCATGGCTTGGAATTGGGAAAAATGAATGTCAGGATCGGCACGCCGGACATGATCCGGGCCTACTCCACCCTGCAACCGGATGACGATGAAAAACTGCATTCAGATATTTGTCAGGCACTCGCCAATCAAACCGAAAACTACCGCCAGTTGAATGTCGCCATTTTAGATGAGATCAAGCGCAGTCCCAGTGGAATCAAAAAAGACGAAGGCGAGTATCTGGGTTTTTCACCCGGTCTGCCCGGCATGTTGCCGATGCGGAACGCACTCTGGTCATGCGTATTAATGGCCTATGATGAGTCTGACCCCTATCAGCCCGGCACACTTTGGCATGAAGGCTCGCATTTTATGAGCCTGGCGCATACCAGCGAAGAAGATGGTGAAAGTTTTGATCAACTCAGCGATACCCCCGAATGCCCCGCCAAAAAATTTGATAAGGACAAAAATGGACTGGTCGATTCAGAGGAATGCGCCCAACAGGATGCCCAAAACTATATGTTTTGGGAGGGGGACGCCACCCAAATGACCGCCCAACAGGCTTGGGTGCTCAAGCGGCATCCCCTGTTTTATCCCGCCAACTGAACCTAAACGCCGCTCAGTTCTTTTCGGGGGTACTGTAATAGTTTTCAATCCGCTTGCGGTAACTGAAAACCCGGGACAAGCCAATTGCACCGATCACAATGCCGATCGTAGGCAGAAGAACGCTGAGTAAAATAAAGGTCATTTCATCAGGAAAGAGCTTACCCAGGGTAATACCGGCCAAAATAGAAGCCAGGGAAGTCCGGGCATAGGCCAGGGCCGTGCGTTCATTGGCAAGATGGGTTCGATCCAGGGCCAAACAGTCTGTCAGACTGAGTTCCCCATATTCAGAAGGTTTTTTTGACATACAATCAGGCTACTTTCATCAGGGCTATTTTCAGAGGGGGCTGTCCATCCCGCGAGGGGAAATCCGCCTCAGGCAGAAGCCATTCCAAAGACGCCAGTGGCCGGCCAGCCTTTTCAGCACAGCGCCACAAAACCGCTTCCCAGGCCTCACGCGAGACATCTGCCACATTGTTGGTACAGAGCAGCGTTCCCCCTGAACGGGTGGCCAACAGAGCGGGTTTAAACACACTGGGATAATCTCTCACCAAATCCACGGTGCCAAAAGGACTTTTGGCCCAACGTGGCGGATCCAGGCAGACAAAATCAAACTGGCGGGGTTCAAAATGCAGATAAGATCGGGGTTTTTGCCCCTTCTGACGGCGAAAACTGACCGGCAGACCGGCCCATTGTTTCACGGCTGTAAAAAAATCACTCTGCACAAAATGCAGGTTTTCAGCAGGCAAATGATTGAGGCGCGCATTCTCGCGGCCCACCGCCAGATTGCGGGCGGCAAAATCCACATTCCAGACCTCACGGGCCCCCCCCATGGTAGCGCATAAGCCCAAACCACAGGTATAGGCAAAGAGATTCAAAACCTCCAGGCCAGCTGCATATTCACGCACATAGCGTCGCCCCACGCGCAGATCGAGAAAGAGCAAAGGATCTTGGCCCGCATGCTTGCCCTGCACACGGTAACGTACGCCCATTTCCCGGCAGGTCAAGGGGTTTGTCTCAGCCACAGGATCCTGGCGGCGGGAATGGGGAGCACTGCGATCGTTATAGACCACTTCCTGGACTTCAAAATGGGTGGCGCTGACCATTTCAATCGTGGCCAACTGTTCAGGGCTTAAGCCCTGGTGAAAAGTTTGAATCAGCAGTTGTGGCCCATAGCGATCCACCGTCAAACCCGGAGCCCCTTCATTGCTGCCTGAAAACAAGCGGTAACAGTCGGTCTGATCTTTTTCAAGAAAAGCAAAAAGATCGCGGCGTTTCTGCAAAGCAATTTCTAAAGCGGACCGCAAATCAGAGGGCATTTAAAGATCCCGCCAATGCAACCAGCCCCAGGAAGCCACGACCATCAGCACCATATAGCCCAAGGCAATCAGAATTGTCTGAAGTTCAACCGTTCGGGTCACGCCCAGACCCAGCAGCGCGGGCAGAGGATTGGGTATCAACTCGGAAATAATTTTCATGGGCAGATACTCTCCCCAGCCCTGGGGCAGAATCCGGTAGTGCAGCACAGGCTCGATCACCAGCGAATAAAACAGATAGACAATGATCGTCAGACCCTGTTTCTGCACCAAGAGACTCAAAAACAGCGCAAAGATCAAGGTGGCATAACACTGCAGAAAAAAGAGCGCGAGGTAGTTGATCTTATCAAAGGCTGTTGCAGGGTCAAAACCATTGCCATAGGCCAATCCACAGCCAAAAGCAACCACTGCCACCAGTAGGGTTGAAACCAGGGTAAAGAGCAAGAGCAGCAAAAGCTTGCCAATCAGCACCTCACTCCGGCTCAGACCATCGATAATATTCTGGCGCAGGGTGCGAAACTGAAACTCATTGGTCACCAACAGAATCACAAAGAAATAGAGCAAAAGGTTGAACCAGCTCGCCATATAGGCGGCATGGTGCCAGACATCGGGAAAAAGATAAAAATTCAGCCCGATACTGGTTTTCGCCCCCACTTCAATCTTGAAATTGGCCATGCTGATAAACAGCAGGGGCATGAGCACCAAATAAGCCAGGGCCGAAATCCAAAAGGCCCGGTACCAGACAATCTTACGCAGTTCAATGCTGAGCAGGCGCATGGGCATCCTCCTCGCGGATCAGATTCAGAAAACCGCTTTCAAGGCTGGGTTTTTCGAGCGAAAGATGGCTAAGGGCCACCCCCTGCTCCATAAACCAACGGTTAATCTGAGCGGGTTCTTGCCCAGACTCCAGAATCAGCTCCAGCCGACCGGCCTGTTGCGTAAGCTCCTGAACCCCAGGGCACTGACTCGCCAGGGTCTGCAAAGCGGCAAGATCATCACTGGCAATTTTCAAACGCGGAGCCGTACTGAGTACGCTTTCAAGCGGCCCTGCTGCCAAGCGGCGTCCCTGTTTCAGCACCGCCACATGAGAGCAGACCTTTTCAACCTCGTCGAGAATATGGCTGGCCATGATAATGGTCTTGCCCGTCTGCGCGGTTTTTTTGATCACCTCACGCACATCGGCAATCCCTTGGGGATCGAGGCCATTGGTGGGTTCATCAAGAATCAGAACCTCAGGGTCTGAAAGCAGTGCCGAGGCCACCGCCAGGCGCTGACGCATGCCCAGCGAATAGCCACTGATCGGGTCTTTGGCACGTTTGGCCAACTCTACCAGATCGAGTACTTCGGCAATCCGCTCCTGCCCATGGCCTTTGATCGCCGCAACAATCTCAAGATTGCGCTGGGCCGAAAGATAGGTATAAAAATTGGGAGTTTCGAGCAGGGTGCCCACGCGGCGGCGGGCCTGGGCCGTGGGCTTTGTACCAAACCAAAGGTATTCACCGGTGGTCGGTTTGAGCACCCCCAGCACAATGCCCAGGGTCGTGGTTTTGCCACTGCCATTGGGCCCGAGAATGCCCCAGGTGGTGCCGCTTTCAATTTGCAGGTTCAAATCCTGCAAAGCCTGCAAGCGGCCATAGCGTTTAGAGAGTGAAAAAATTTCTAGAATAGATGACATACGAGGTATTGTAACCTGAGCACAAGAACGAAACCAAATAAAGCACAAACACGCCTGCGCTCTGAACCCCATCAAAATTTAGCGTGTTCGCAAAAAACCGTTCACGCCAAGGCTGACAGACTGAAACTTTCCCACTCTTTGTTCTGGGGCACCTCTTGAGGCACGGTATACAATTCCACGGGATTTCCAGCCGGATCGATCAGAGAAACACTCCAATAACCTTCTAAATGCCAGCTCGGTTTGCGCTCAAGCTTGACCACCTCGGTATGCTTGAGACGATAAAGCAAGCCCAAATACAGCGCTTCGGGCACAGGAATCGACCACAGACTGGGAATATCCAAATAATCGTGTTTGGCCGTTCCCTGAACCGTTGTGTTTTGGCTCTGACAGAACATAATCTCTGTCTGGCCCAATTGAAATACCACATAGGTTTTGTCTTTACTGATCTTTTCTTCAAGCCCCAGTAAATAACCATAAAAATAACGGATCGTATCAATACTGGTGCACAAAACCGTTGAAATATCCAAAACTTCTGTGGCATGAATGGGGTGCCGGGATTCGTGTTGAGACATGATCAGCCCTCTTCAAAAAGATTACTCTGCTTGTCTTTTTATTCCCAGTTCTCAACACTTATTTGCGTATTTGTGAGCGATTTTACAAAAGATTTAATACAGTTTTGATCTCCGGGCAATACACTTAATACAAAGTTTTCAATCCAGACGCAGCAGGCGATCTTGTCAGAAGCCGCCCAAACCTGAAACAATACCCATAGTTCAGAGGAAAAAAAAAGACCATGCAAGATTTGCCAAAAGCCGGTCAGGCTCAATGGAATGAAAAAATACTCACACAAGCCATTCAAATGTGGGGAGCTCAAGAAGCCACTCTAAGCCCCCTCTCTGATCCCAGCCATTTTCTCTATTTGGTGGAAACACCGGCACAAAAATGGGTGCTGCGCTTCAGCCATCAAAGCCAAACCAGCCCGACCTGGCTTCAGGCAGAAAATGCCTGGCTTCAAGCCCTTCGACAGGAGCAACTGGAGGTTCCTCTGCCCCAGCCTTCTTCTGCAGGACATGGGTTTGAAAAAATTGAGGAATTCTTTGTTTCAGCCTTTGTCTGGGCAGAGGGTGAACAGCACCCCTTTTATCAGGAAGAAGCCTGGGGCATTCAGCAGCTCTTTGAGCTTGGCCGCCTATTGGCCCGTCTGCACAATCAGGCAGACGGGTTTCGGCCC harbors:
- a CDS encoding SAM-dependent methyltransferase, with product MPSDLRSALEIALQKRRDLFAFLEKDQTDCYRLFSGSNEGAPGLTVDRYGPQLLIQTFHQGLSPEQLATIEMVSATHFEVQEVVYNDRSAPHSRRQDPVAETNPLTCREMGVRYRVQGKHAGQDPLLFLDLRVGRRYVREYAAGLEVLNLFAYTCGLGLCATMGGAREVWNVDFAARNLAVGRENARLNHLPAENLHFVQSDFFTAVKQWAGLPVSFRRQKGQKPRSYLHFEPRQFDFVCLDPPRWAKSPFGTVDLVRDYPSVFKPALLATRSGGTLLCTNNVADVSREAWEAVLWRCAEKAGRPLASLEWLLPEADFPSRDGQPPLKIALMKVA
- a CDS encoding ABC transporter ATP-binding protein is translated as MSSILEIFSLSKRYGRLQALQDLNLQIESGTTWGILGPNGSGKTTTLGIVLGVLKPTTGEYLWFGTKPTAQARRRVGTLLETPNFYTYLSAQRNLEIVAAIKGHGQERIAEVLDLVELAKRAKDPISGYSLGMRQRLAVASALLSDPEVLILDEPTNGLDPQGIADVREVIKKTAQTGKTIIMASHILDEVEKVCSHVAVLKQGRRLAAGPLESVLSTAPRLKIASDDLAALQTLASQCPGVQELTQQAGRLELILESGQEPAQINRWFMEQGVALSHLSLEKPSLESGFLNLIREEDAHAPAQH